The candidate division WOR-3 bacterium genome segment TAATCGACGGCCCAATTGGTGTCAGGACCAGTATGTCGTAGTACGTCTTCTATGTATATTCTATAGTCCTTAATCCCACTTCCTGTATCAATCGTTGATTCCCAGACAAAGGTCGGCCGCAATATGGAAAAGACGGTAGAATCTGAAGGAGAGATGAGGCTGAATGGCTCCGGCGGCACGGTCTCAATACCTGTGGTATTGCCGATTTCCCAATGGAGCAGTGCTGGGTCATTAGGTGAATCTGTGAATTTGCGATAAAAGAGTCCAACTAGACGCAATGTATTGTACGTTAGCGTGTCCAATGCTGAGAGATCAATGCTCCCAATTGCCAGTGTAGTGTAGAATCCCGTTGAGTTTCCGGGTAGAGCAGCATCAGGTACTACTTGCCATGCGCTGGTATAATATTCGACCTGTAGGCCGATTGAATCCTGCGCACTTGCTTTGTTCCATACCGCATAGCCCCAGTGCGGACGGGCATAAGTTGCAGACAAATCGCCATAATTCGCCGCGACTCCTGTCAGCGTGCCTTCATCGGTCGCTAAAGACGACGAGGAGGTCAAAATGATATTATCACAAGCACAAGCCCATCCCCAGTGTGAACTCGTGGATTCATCATGATACATCCACTGAAACTGAACAGAATCAGCGGGTAGGTATCCGGTCAAATCGATTGTAGCAGTACCGCTAACGCTTGATGTATAAGTGGCAACAGTGTTCCAACCACTCCAAGTACCATTGAAGAACCGTGTTTTCACTTCGTATGTCTCGCCAATCTCGTAGACCTGAAAACCGTAGCCGTAAGTTATCTCGAGACTCTCAGCATTAACAGGGATGTGAAGTGAAGGAGAGACCAATGCTTCGTTATAGTTAATGGCGCCGCTACCTGCAGCATCGTCGTCATAATACGCGTAGTATGAGCCATAGCTTGGCGGCGGATACGAACCAAGCGCACCCGTCGTTCCGACATTCCAGTCAATACCATCTCCGTTGCCGTCGATTACGGTCCAACCCGATGGGATTCCGCCCGACTCAAAATTCTCTTGAAGTAATGTGTCGACGATTTGCTGACCGCCTGATGGATTGAGTACCACACTGTCTCCCTGGATGCTCGTTCCATTGAGTACATTAAAACCGAATTGTGCGGCCGTTGTCTGGAACCACGAGCATGTGTTTGACGGCAGGGACGTGCCGATGGTGAGTGATCTTTTTACCGTGTAATTCGTCCACGTTCCCGAGCCAGTGGGGTCAGTACATTTGACCTTCCACCAGTATGTTGTTGAGTCTTGAAGTGGCGACGGGAATGTGAAATTTGCCGTGCTACCGCTTGTATAGGTCGTTGTGGTTGAACTATCAGGACTCGCAAAATTCGGGTCAGTGTCCCAGAGAATTCTGTATTGGATGTTGTCATTCTGCGGGTCGTTCGAATAGAACGTGAGGACGGGCTGTGTGTCAGGCAGGCGGGCAAAGTCGAGCGGCTTGACGATCGAAGGTACTTCCGGCATTCCTGCTTCGGTTGTGACCGCGAATCCTTCATATGGGTAGTGATTCTGGGCTGTAGCCGTGACCCACATTGTGTCATTGGGAACGCTTGCCGTTACGGTTATGGTCGCGATACCTGATGAGTTGGTATACCCTCTGCCGTAAAGTCCGGTGTCTGTTTTGCCCATCAGGCAAACCAATGCATTCTGTATGGGTGTTATGTTATCATCCTCCCTGACCGTGACCGTGAAGGCATTTGTACCGGCATTGACGGTACTGTTGTGGCTCACTGCCATTGAATCCGGGTCATCGGTCCATAGCGGCATCTCAGGGTCGCCGAAAAGATTATATTCAAACAAACACCACCGCCAGACCCAGGTTCCTATCGACCCAGCTCTCTGGTCCTTGGCAGCAGCAAGGACCTCCCCCAAATGGTATGCCGATGTGCCAAAGAGTTTTCTGTAAAACCAGACAGAGAGTTCACCAGAGGGCCCGAGCGCGCCTTGCGGAGATGTATATCCCCATCCATATCTTGAATTCATTATCGTCGCACTTGCGCATCTTTTGTTGACGTTGACCATGCGCTCGGCAAGACAGTCATAACTCGCGGCAGAACCCGCTTCGTCAACCGCGCCGCAAAAGCATCCCATGCCATTGACAATGGCTGCTTCTGTTGAGTCGTTCGTTTGTGCACCAACATCATTGTAGTAGTAGTATGCATTCGTACCATAATTGTAATACTCTCCGTATTCATTTCCATGACCGACCATATGACAGAAGTTATATCCCTGGTTGAGCGAATCTCTTGTGACATATCTGGACATGAGGCCGAGACTTTCATAGATCTTTGATTTTTGCCAGTCATTTGGGATGGTATCAGCGATCGTGTCATTTATGCCGTTGCCGTAATTACCGCTCCAGAGGTTGCCCACAGGCAGGAGGATCTTTTTGGTGAAGGCTGCTGACGGAGATTTTTCATAGGTGATCACTTTACTCACGAAATTATTGATTTGAGTTATGTTCTTAACTGGTGCCCTTCCTACATACACATCACTGTATCCATCTACGCCATCAGTGAATTGTCCATAGATACCATTGCCGTTTAGGTCCCATGTGCCGTCGAGGTCTGAGAAATAAAGATCAGTAGGAATGGTGTCTTCATCAGTATAACCACCGACACCGCTTGTATAAAAATATGCGTCCCGTCTTGGGACGTATTCTTCGCTGTGTTCAAAGTCACACTGTCCGGCAAGGAGGAAGTAGACCGCGCCCGAATCCGCCGTCTCGGCTATGAAGTTCCTTACTTTCGTCGCATTGTCTACTCCGCCGTAATTACTGTAGATCCATGATGTAGTCACTATATCAGTGGGGACTCCTTTCTTGGTTTTCCAGTCCTTTAATGGTGTAAATGCACTGACAAAAGAGGCGTCGGTAATAATGATATACTCGCTGTCCCATGTTCCTCTCTTTAGAGGCGGTGACCAGATGTCCACTTCATTATTGTTTTCTACCAATATTCGTACTCTTGCCTGGGCAAGTGTTTTCTGGGTGGCG includes the following:
- a CDS encoding C25 family cysteine peptidase translates to MPLTMFAGIIDNNCYVSTGELIFEVHNGYDHVSIPNYTHLEEPGHPKLPTKYLSFVIPPGSKFDRIEILREEGKYLPGTFNIFPSQEPQPISASQPGEFTLPDEEIYSLDALYPETIVKYMHEGNLAGYRIITVAVTPLRHNPSTKRLFLTSTISFRIHYRNGAEPVKAITATQKTLAQARVRILVENNNEVDIWSPPLKRGTWDSEYIIITDASFVSAFTPLKDWKTKKGVPTDIVTTSWIYSNYGGVDNATKVRNFIAETADSGAVYFLLAGQCDFEHSEEYVPRRDAYFYTSGVGGYTDEDTIPTDLYFSDLDGTWDLNGNGIYGQFTDGVDGYSDVYVGRAPVKNITQINNFVSKVITYEKSPSAAFTKKILLPVGNLWSGNYGNGINDTIADTIPNDWQKSKIYESLGLMSRYVTRDSLNQGYNFCHMVGHGNEYGEYYNYGTNAYYYYNDVGAQTNDSTEAAIVNGMGCFCGAVDEAGSAASYDCLAERMVNVNKRCASATIMNSRYGWGYTSPQGALGPSGELSVWFYRKLFGTSAYHLGEVLAAAKDQRAGSIGTWVWRWCLFEYNLFGDPEMPLWTDDPDSMAVSHNSTVNAGTNAFTVTVREDDNITPIQNALVCLMGKTDTGLYGRGYTNSSGIATITVTASVPNDTMWVTATAQNHYPYEGFAVTTEAGMPEVPSIVKPLDFARLPDTQPVLTFYSNDPQNDNIQYRILWDTDPNFASPDSSTTTTYTSGSTANFTFPSPLQDSTTYWWKVKCTDPTGSGTWTNYTVKRSLTIGTSLPSNTCSWFQTTAAQFGFNVLNGTSIQGDSVVLNPSGGQQIVDTLLQENFESGGIPSGWTVIDGNGDGIDWNVGTTGALGSYPPPSYGSYYAYYDDDAAGSGAINYNEALVSPSLHIPVNAESLEITYGYGFQVYEIGETYEVKTRFFNGTWSGWNTVATYTSSVSGTATIDLTGYLPADSVQFQWMYHDESTSSHWGWACACDNIILTSSSSLATDEGTLTGVAANYGDLSATYARPHWGYAVWNKASAQDSIGLQVEYYTSAWQVVPDAALPGNSTGFYTTLAIGSIDLSALDTLTYNTLRLVGLFYRKFTDSPNDPALLHWEIGNTTGIETVPPEPFSLISPSDSTVFSILRPTFVWESTIDTGSGIKDYRIYIEDVLRHTGPDTNWAVDYDLDEGYNDWYVVAYDSANNSRQSNETWTVVIDTTAPSTVTLSSPSYSCYLTTSTVNFIWHAASDNISGVDHYVLEYALDNAFTQGLVDTAIVDTTFTTVLSDTTYYWRVKAVDAANNEGAFSTTWQFEIDTSSPSVPALVSPIGGTWLTDAQVDFEWTTVTEIAGNGDIDELPTAQKNASDRPSLLEKLTNIDAPIRYILQVDTITAFTSPLVIDTLTATTTTVTLSENVHYWRVRAYDLAGNQGTYTLPDSFGVDITPPPAVNLIAPANNTYLNDNIVDFSWHATNDNLSGTDYYIVQYALDDGFTQGLVETTSTDTTFTTVLADTVYYWRVKAIDLAGNEGAFSSTWQFEIDTDIPVAPVLTAPVDGIFMSDTLVAFEWNPVSCLALRKALDKKPYLEKSVQDLDIHRSSIRYVLQVDTLFGFVTPLIVDTLDTTGIIIDHSENRYYWRVKAYDLAGNDGPYSEPDSFGVDITVPVIESTSVWNDTSFTGPFEIRTMVTDNLAGIDSVVLHYKRDEDPGWISTTMIMNGSPNWYLDSISAVANPYDTVRYYIEAVDAAQPCNAAVDPAGAPSSYYWFIANCTGIEELSIMPQYSALELKGNPVRSEATFVLALPREALISLRIFDCAGRLVDTPINSVISAGVHAIQWQAKVSAGIYLFTLESPWQKNVGKLVILK